In Dromiciops gliroides isolate mDroGli1 chromosome X, mDroGli1.pri, whole genome shotgun sequence, the genomic window gtgaatgggatgaatttacccattaaaaaggaaatgtataccctttgtcccagcaataccactattaggtctttttcccaaagagatcattaaaaagagaaaaggacccacatgtacaaaaatatttatagctgctctttttgtggtggcaaggaattggaaattgaggggttgcccatcaattggggaatggctaaacaagttgtggtatatgaatgtaatggaattctattgtgctgtaagaaaggatgagcagggggagttcagagaaacctagaagaacttgcatgaactgatgctgagtgagaagagcagaaccaggagagcattgtacacagtatcaacaacactgtgtgttgatcaactgtgatagacttgattcttctaagcaatacaatggtccaagatagttccaaaggactcatgatggaaaatgctctccaaatccaggaaaaaaaaagaattgttgattctggatgcagatcgaaccatattatttctattgtttttgttgtttttttttctttttggaggtttttcctttttgctctgattcttctctcattacatgactaatgcagaaatatgtttagtgtgattgtacatatgaattgcttgctgtcttggggaggggagagggaggggagggatggagaaaaatttaaaactagaaatcttataaaaacaaatgtttaaaattatctctaaatgtaactggaaaattataaaatatttatatggaaaaatattttttaaaaaggaaacgtGTATCAGATTAACAATCTGAGTTCAACAATATGGTGCTTTGGggaaacacaataaaaatgagaTACACAAAGataaagggctggagtagaaCTTGTTATGTAGTAAAAGCAggagtagtaatcatgatctcagacaaagttaaagctaaaatacatagactcaaaagagaaaaacagggaaACTACAATAGCATCACcgatattattcaatattgttttaggccatttaaaataaccagacagtataaaatacttgagtgTATACCTGCCAAAGCAGacacaggaactacatgaacaaaaatataaaacacttttttatacaaataaagtcagatttaaataattggagtgatatttattgttcatgggtaggtagagccaatataatttttaatgacaattttacctaaataatctatttattcagtgctatcccaattaaattactaaaattattttactgagaaaaatataaaacaaaatacatttggaagaacaaaaggtcaggaattttACAGAAACCATGggaaaagatgtaaaggaaggagattcagcagtgtcagaccttaaactatattacaaggtgagagcattgttgaagtgtaaaatggataacttctactattttacattaaaaatttcttttataggtgcagctaggtggtgcagtggataaagcaccagcttggattcaagaggacctgagttcaaatctgtcctcagacacttgacactagctgtgtgacctggggcaagtcacttaaccctcattgccctgaaaaaaaaaattgtagccttcttttggggggaggaagaaaaaaaattaaaagtgcacagtaggggcagctagatggcacagtggatagagcaccggccctggattcaggagtacctgagttcaaatctggcctcagacacttaacacttactagctgtgtgaccctgggcaagtcacttaacccccaattgccttactaaaaaaaaaaaagtgcacagtAGAGAACAAGAGAATATCTAGAAGGAAGCAAAGACCTTCTCTCTCCTTGTGGCTAGCACAAGGCAGGAGAAAGACGTAGCTAACAGTCTCCTCTCTTTGGGACAAATTTCATCACAAGCAAACAGCTGACTCTTCAGACAGAACAAAATGGCCACTCTTAAAGAAAAGCTGATTGCACCAGTTGCAGAAGAGGAGGCAGCAGCCCCAAACAATAAGATTACTGTTGTGGGTGTTGGACAAGTTGGTATGGCCTGTGCTACCAGCATACTTGGAAAGAGTCTTTCTGATGAACTTGCCCTTGTTGATGTTTTGGAAGACAAACTCAAAGGAGAAATGATGGATCTGCAACATGGGAGCTTATTTCTCCAAATTCCTAAAATTGTGGCTGATAAAGATTACTCTGTCACTGCTGGTTCTAAGATTGTTGTAGTCACTGCAGGAGTCCATCAGCAAGAGGGAGAGAGTCGCCTCAATCTGGTACAGAGGAATGTGAATATCTTCAAATTTATTATCCCCCAGATTGTAAAGTATAGCCCAGACTGTATCATAATTGTGGTTTCCAACCCAGTGGATATCCTGACCTATGTCACCTGGAAGCTGAGTGGTCTGCCAAAGCACAGGGTGATTGGTAGTGGATGCAATCTGGATTCTGCCAGATCTTATGTCTGAAAAACTTGGCATACACCCAAGCAACTGCCATGGCTGGATCCTGGGACAACACGGGGACTCAAGTGTGGCTGTGTGGAGTGGAGTGAATGTGGCAGGTGTTTCCCTCCAAGAGCTGAATTCAGAAATGGGAACTGACAACGACAGTGAGAACTGGAAGGAAGTTCATAAGCTGGTGATTGAAAGTGCCTATGAAGTGATCAAACTTAAAGGATATACTAACTGGGCTATTGGATTAAGTGTTGCTGATCTAATTGagaccatgttaaaaaaaatctatccagGATTCATCCTGTGTCCACTATGGTGAAGGGGATGTATGGCATCGAGAATGAAGTTTTCCTCAGCCTTCCGTGCATTCTGAATGCCCGAGGACTGACCAGCGTTATCAACCAGAAGCTGAAAGATGATGAGGTAGCTCAACTCAAGAAGAGCGCAGATACTTTGTGGGACATCCAAAAAGACCTGAAAGACCTGTAACATGCATAGTAATATTCTGTAGAAACCCAATCAACACGAGATGATTTGCTGTGCCCACTTAGTAATTAGTCATCttggtggatagaatttttctcTTGAACTCAACTCTGGCCACAGCATCAAAGTATATGATGTAAAAGCTTGCTATATGAACTCATGAACTAACAAATAAACTACTGAAGTGTGTTTTC contains:
- the LOC122733602 gene encoding LOW QUALITY PROTEIN: L-lactate dehydrogenase B chain-like (The sequence of the model RefSeq protein was modified relative to this genomic sequence to represent the inferred CDS: inserted 2 bases in 1 codon; deleted 2 bases in 1 codon), with the translated sequence MATLKEKLIAPVAEEEAAAPNNKITVVGVGQVGMACATSILGKSLSDELALVDVLEDKLKGEMMDLQHGSLFLQIPKIVADKDYSVTAGSKIVVVTAGVHQQEGESRLNLVQRNVNIFKFIIPQIVKYSPDCIIIVVSNPVDILTYVTWKLSGLPKHRVIGSGCNLDSARXLMSEKLGIHPSNCHGWILGQHGDSSVAVWSGVNVAGVSLQELNSEMGTDNDSENWKEVHKLVIESAYEVIKLKGYTNWAIGLSVADLIETMLKNLSRIHPVSTMVKGMYGIENEVFLSLPCILNARGLTSVINQKLKDDEVAQLKKSADTLWDIQKDLKDL